A segment of the Desulfitobacterium dehalogenans ATCC 51507 genome:
GAAGAAGAAATACAGTCCTTAGAAGAACAGATGTCTGCGGTAACCTCCAATTATGAAAAAGCTCTGGAACTTCACCATCTTTTTGAGGAAAAAAAGGCTTTATTGGATAATACTATGATAGAGTGGTTAGAAATAACAGAGGAATAGGGGCACCATAAGAAGAGTTTACCCATATATTATCCTGCAAGATAAAGAGTACTTACAGGAGGATGATTATGGGAGCTACAATACTCTTCGCTTTAGCCTTAAGTTTTGATGGATTTGGCGTAGGGTTATCTTATGGAATACGGAGAATCCGAATTCCCCTTCTTTCGATGTTGGTCATAACTCTTTGTACAGTAGTAGCCATGGGAACAGCGGTGTTTTTTGGGGATATCCTCATGGGGGTTGTTACAATTATCCCGCCGAATCTTTTGGGGGCTGGGATTTTACTTACCTTAGGAGGCTATCAACTGATAAAGGCCATTCAGCATTTGATTCGAGGAGATGCTCCAAAGGCTGTGCCTGCCAGTACCCTGGCTGTCAGAGAGCCGATCCTTAAGCTGGAATTCAAAATACTCGGCATTGTGGTACAGGTTCTCAAGACTCCGGAACAGGCTGATCTTGATGGCTCAGGGGTTATCAGCGTTAAAGAAAGTCTGCTGCTGGGGACGGCGTTATCCTTGGATGCTTTTGCCTCCGGTTTGGTATTAGGTCTTGCCGTGGGAATTCTTAATTCTTTGTCCATTATTGCCTGGGTAGCCCTGGCGCAGATTTTTATGATCAAATTGGGTCAGGCTTTAGCAGGTAAACTTCCCGAAGAGCATTTAGGGAAGCTGGGCCTTTTGCCGGGAACCATGCTTATTCTCATCGCCCTGGGAAAACTGATTTGATTACTATAATGAATGAATTTGAGGTGTGATACTATGTGGGTCATTGGGTTAACCGGGGGAATCGGGAGCGGAAAATCCACAGTCTCCCGGTGGCTCTCCCAACAAGGTATTCCGATTATTGATGCGGATCGTACAGTTCACGAACTTTATCATGAACCTGAGACGATTGCAGCCATTACGGCTGGGTTTGGTCATGATATCCTGATGGATACAGGAAAAATCGATCGCAAAGCTTTAGGCAGAATTGTATTCGCCGACGACCAAGCCCGTAAACTATTGGAGAAAATTCTTCATCCCCGGGTCAGAGTGGCCATGGTAAAAGAACAAGAAACTCTGGAACGGGCGGGGGAGAGGCTCTGTGTCTGGGATGTTCCTTTGCTTTTCGAAGCAGGGTATGGGTCCCAGATGGACGAGTTATGGGTGGTTTGGGTCCCGGGATATATTCAAAAACAACGGGTTATGCAGCGGGACGCCTTAAGTGCGGAAGAGGTGGAACTGCGCATTCAAGCCCAATACTCTTTAGGGAAAAAGAGAAAAAAAGCGGATGTGGTTATCGATAATTCTGGAACATGGGACGAAACTGTAGTACAATTAAGGAAGGAAATGGAAAGAATAAAAAGGGAGCAGGGGCTATAGAATGAAGCAATAGGCCAGAATGGGCCTCGCCATAGGTCTGCCTTGGGTCTTTAGTTCTATTCCGAAGCATGAGCCTCTCACAGTATAATATGTCCTATATGACAAAATCCGAGGAAAGAATAATAACCTTGAGTACTTAAGATACTTTAAGACTTAAATACTGATGAAATCAAGGAGTACCCATGAAAAAGAAAGGATTCACAGTGCGACGCAAGAAAAAGAGATCAGGCTTTTTCTTTACCCTGGTCTTGTGTGTGATTGCTTTGATACTCTTGTTCCAATCCCCGCCCATTAAGAAGGTGCTCTATCCTTATCCCTATAAATCCCTTATCGAGGAGTATGCACAGCAATATCATGTGGATCCTTTGCTGGTTATCTCGGTCATTCGCGCCGAGAGTAAATTCTTGCCTTATTCCCAATCTCACAAGGGGGCCTTGGGGCTCATGCAGCTGATGCCGGATACGGCCGACTGGATTGCGGAGACATTAGGAGATAGAAGTTTCGATCAAAGTAAACTGAGGGAGCCGGAAAAGAACATTCAGTACGGCACCTGGTACATAGCCAGTCTGCAAAAGGAGTTCGAGGATATCACCCTCGTCCTGGCGGCTTACAATGGGGGACGGGGTCATGTTAATGAATGGATTCGAACAGAGCAGTTAAAGGTGGATGATTTAAATACAGATGATATTCCCTTCCGTGAGACCAGGGAATATGTAGAACGGGTTAAAGATAACTATGCTAATTATCAGAAACTCTATGGTGAAAAACCACGCTTCAAATGAAGCGTGGTTTTTTAGACGCTTTTGAAATTGAGACTATTGTTTCACGTAAAGATACTTCCATTACAATTAATACATCGTTGACCGATATATCGTATAATGGTATACTAAATATATCATCACGCGATATATTGGAGAGTGATCTATTTGGATACCAATGGACCTTTGACAGAAGCTTTATTTTATATCTTATTGACCGTGCGTACACCAAACCATGGGTACGGTATTATTCAGGAT
Coding sequences within it:
- a CDS encoding lytic transglycosylase domain-containing protein — translated: MKKKGFTVRRKKKRSGFFFTLVLCVIALILLFQSPPIKKVLYPYPYKSLIEEYAQQYHVDPLLVISVIRAESKFLPYSQSHKGALGLMQLMPDTADWIAETLGDRSFDQSKLREPEKNIQYGTWYIASLQKEFEDITLVLAAYNGGRGHVNEWIRTEQLKVDDLNTDDIPFRETREYVERVKDNYANYQKLYGEKPRFK
- the ytaF gene encoding sporulation membrane protein YtaF, with the translated sequence MGATILFALALSFDGFGVGLSYGIRRIRIPLLSMLVITLCTVVAMGTAVFFGDILMGVVTIIPPNLLGAGILLTLGGYQLIKAIQHLIRGDAPKAVPASTLAVREPILKLEFKILGIVVQVLKTPEQADLDGSGVISVKESLLLGTALSLDAFASGLVLGLAVGILNSLSIIAWVALAQIFMIKLGQALAGKLPEEHLGKLGLLPGTMLILIALGKLI
- the coaE gene encoding dephospho-CoA kinase (Dephospho-CoA kinase (CoaE) performs the final step in coenzyme A biosynthesis.); the encoded protein is MWVIGLTGGIGSGKSTVSRWLSQQGIPIIDADRTVHELYHEPETIAAITAGFGHDILMDTGKIDRKALGRIVFADDQARKLLEKILHPRVRVAMVKEQETLERAGERLCVWDVPLLFEAGYGSQMDELWVVWVPGYIQKQRVMQRDALSAEEVELRIQAQYSLGKKRKKADVVIDNSGTWDETVVQLRKEMERIKREQGL